One stretch of Trichomycterus rosablanca isolate fTriRos1 chromosome 3, fTriRos1.hap1, whole genome shotgun sequence DNA includes these proteins:
- the mrpl13 gene encoding 39S ribosomal protein L13, mitochondrial gives MSSFTRSAQQWATFARSWYLIDARMQPPGKIAVMCSVRLQGKHKPIYHALSDIGDHVVVMNTRQIAFSGNKWEQKVYSSHTGYPGGFKQLTAAQMHQKDPTAIVKLAVYGMLPKNLKRRTMMQRLHFFPDDAIPDDILNNLTEELAQPRAIPRKLSEYTQEERDSFPLLWTPPEDYIMK, from the exons ATGTCCAGTTTTACCAGATCTGCCCAG cAATGGGCGACATTTGCAAGATCCTGGTACTTAATAGATGCCCGAATGCAGCCTCCTGGTAAGATTGCTGTAATGTGCTCAGTGCGACTTCAGGGGAAACACAAGCCTATCTACCATGCACTAA GCGACATTGGAGATCACGTGGTGGTCATGAACACCAGACAGATTGCGTTCTCGGGAAATAAATGGGAACAGAAGGTCTACTCATCACACACGGG ATACCCTGGTGGATTTAAACAGCTCACAGCGGCCCAGATGCATCAAAAAGACCCCACTGCT ATCGTTAAACTGGCCGTGTATGGAATGCTCCCCAAAAACCTAAAGCGGAGGACCATGATGCAGCGGCTGCACTTCTTCCCTGATGAT GCCATTCCAGACGACATCTTGAACAATCTGACAGAGGAGCTGGCACAGCCCCGGGCCATTCCACGCAAACTCAGCGAGTACACACAGGAGGAGCGCGACTCCTTCCCCCTGCTCTGGACCCC GCCAGAGGACTACATAATGAAGTGA